A single window of Amyelois transitella isolate CPQ chromosome 17, ilAmyTran1.1, whole genome shotgun sequence DNA harbors:
- the LOC106134310 gene encoding protein gustavus isoform X1, which produces MQCNIFDDMSCDRRTRAARFLDLRYKSGVRSVRSGGGGGAEEARRGGLKALPKRARTRCRGMNMGQKLSGGVKSVSRECTAPFKAVVARELAPESPRPARLDALLDAPPAHADLQIKHAWNPEDRSLNIFVKEEDALTFHRHPVAQSTDCIRGRVGYSRGLHCWEIVWPARQRGTHAVVGVATAHAPLHSVGYQSLVGATDQSWGWDLGRNKVYHNAKGTGGSGTTYPALLRPNEQFLVPDRLLVVLDMDEGTLAFCADGRYLGVAARGLRGKTLYPIVSAVWGHAEITMKYIGGLDPEPLPLMELCRRVIRQRVGRGRLAAAAQRLALPPALAAYLLYRAP; this is translated from the exons ATGCAGTGCAATATTTTTGACGACATGTCCTGTGACAGGAGAACTAGAGCCGCGCGTTTCCTCGATCTGCG ATACAAGAGCGGGGTGCGCTCAGTGAGGAGCgggggcggcggcggcgcggaggaggcgcggcgcggcggccTCAAGGCGCTGCCCAAGCGCGCCCGTACACGCTGCAGGGGTATGAACATGGGGCAAAAGCTATCTGGCGGTGTGAAGTCGGTGTCGCGCGAGTGCACCGCGCCATTCAAAGCTGTAGTCGCCAGAGAGCTGGCACCGGAATCGCCTCGGCCAGCGCGACTCGACGCGTTGCTAGACGCGCCGCCAGCGCACGCTGACTTACAAATTAAACACGCGTGGAATCCCGAAGATAG atcACTAAACATATTTGTAAAAGAAGAAGATGCATTAACATTCCACCGACACCCGGTGGCACAAAGTACAGACTGTATTAGAGGGCGAGTGGGTTACTCCCGAGGGCTCCACTGTTGGGAAATAGTGTGGCCGGCACGGCAACGCGGCACGCACGCGGTAGTCGGGGTGGCAACAGCGCACGCGCCGCTCCATTCCGTCGGGTACCAGAGTTTAGTCGGCGCGACCGACCAGAGTTGGGGATGGGATTTGGGAAGAAATAAA GTATACCACAACGCGAAAGGCACGGGCGGCAGCGGCACGACGTATCCGGCTTTATTACGGCCAAACGAGCAGTTCCTAGTCCCGGACAGACTTCTAGTAGTTTTGGACATGGACGAGGGCACCCTGGCCTTCTGCGCCGACGGCCGGTACTTGGGCGTGGCGGCGCGCGGCCTGCGGGGCAAGACGCTGTACCCGATCGTGTCCGCCGTGTGGGGGCACGCCGAGATCACGATGAAATACATCGGCGGGCTCGATC CGGAGCCGCTGCCGCTGATGGAGCTGTGCCGGCGCGTGATCCGGCAGCGCGTGGGGCGCGGGCGgctggcggcggcggcgcagcGCCTGGCGCTGCCGCCCGCGCTGGCCGCCTACCTGCTGTACCGCGCGCCCTAG
- the LOC106134310 gene encoding protein gustavus isoform X2 — translation MCTPLPPWWFVPTGMPAALELTRYKSGVRSVRSGGGGGAEEARRGGLKALPKRARTRCRGMNMGQKLSGGVKSVSRECTAPFKAVVARELAPESPRPARLDALLDAPPAHADLQIKHAWNPEDRSLNIFVKEEDALTFHRHPVAQSTDCIRGRVGYSRGLHCWEIVWPARQRGTHAVVGVATAHAPLHSVGYQSLVGATDQSWGWDLGRNKVYHNAKGTGGSGTTYPALLRPNEQFLVPDRLLVVLDMDEGTLAFCADGRYLGVAARGLRGKTLYPIVSAVWGHAEITMKYIGGLDPEPLPLMELCRRVIRQRVGRGRLAAAAQRLALPPALAAYLLYRAP, via the exons ATACAAGAGCGGGGTGCGCTCAGTGAGGAGCgggggcggcggcggcgcggaggaggcgcggcgcggcggccTCAAGGCGCTGCCCAAGCGCGCCCGTACACGCTGCAGGGGTATGAACATGGGGCAAAAGCTATCTGGCGGTGTGAAGTCGGTGTCGCGCGAGTGCACCGCGCCATTCAAAGCTGTAGTCGCCAGAGAGCTGGCACCGGAATCGCCTCGGCCAGCGCGACTCGACGCGTTGCTAGACGCGCCGCCAGCGCACGCTGACTTACAAATTAAACACGCGTGGAATCCCGAAGATAG atcACTAAACATATTTGTAAAAGAAGAAGATGCATTAACATTCCACCGACACCCGGTGGCACAAAGTACAGACTGTATTAGAGGGCGAGTGGGTTACTCCCGAGGGCTCCACTGTTGGGAAATAGTGTGGCCGGCACGGCAACGCGGCACGCACGCGGTAGTCGGGGTGGCAACAGCGCACGCGCCGCTCCATTCCGTCGGGTACCAGAGTTTAGTCGGCGCGACCGACCAGAGTTGGGGATGGGATTTGGGAAGAAATAAA GTATACCACAACGCGAAAGGCACGGGCGGCAGCGGCACGACGTATCCGGCTTTATTACGGCCAAACGAGCAGTTCCTAGTCCCGGACAGACTTCTAGTAGTTTTGGACATGGACGAGGGCACCCTGGCCTTCTGCGCCGACGGCCGGTACTTGGGCGTGGCGGCGCGCGGCCTGCGGGGCAAGACGCTGTACCCGATCGTGTCCGCCGTGTGGGGGCACGCCGAGATCACGATGAAATACATCGGCGGGCTCGATC CGGAGCCGCTGCCGCTGATGGAGCTGTGCCGGCGCGTGATCCGGCAGCGCGTGGGGCGCGGGCGgctggcggcggcggcgcagcGCCTGGCGCTGCCGCCCGCGCTGGCCGCCTACCTGCTGTACCGCGCGCCCTAG
- the LOC106134310 gene encoding protein gustavus isoform X3: MNMGQKLSGGVKSVSRECTAPFKAVVARELAPESPRPARLDALLDAPPAHADLQIKHAWNPEDRSLNIFVKEEDALTFHRHPVAQSTDCIRGRVGYSRGLHCWEIVWPARQRGTHAVVGVATAHAPLHSVGYQSLVGATDQSWGWDLGRNKVYHNAKGTGGSGTTYPALLRPNEQFLVPDRLLVVLDMDEGTLAFCADGRYLGVAARGLRGKTLYPIVSAVWGHAEITMKYIGGLDPEPLPLMELCRRVIRQRVGRGRLAAAAQRLALPPALAAYLLYRAP; this comes from the exons ATGAACATGGGGCAAAAGCTATCTGGCGGTGTGAAGTCGGTGTCGCGCGAGTGCACCGCGCCATTCAAAGCTGTAGTCGCCAGAGAGCTGGCACCGGAATCGCCTCGGCCAGCGCGACTCGACGCGTTGCTAGACGCGCCGCCAGCGCACGCTGACTTACAAATTAAACACGCGTGGAATCCCGAAGATAG atcACTAAACATATTTGTAAAAGAAGAAGATGCATTAACATTCCACCGACACCCGGTGGCACAAAGTACAGACTGTATTAGAGGGCGAGTGGGTTACTCCCGAGGGCTCCACTGTTGGGAAATAGTGTGGCCGGCACGGCAACGCGGCACGCACGCGGTAGTCGGGGTGGCAACAGCGCACGCGCCGCTCCATTCCGTCGGGTACCAGAGTTTAGTCGGCGCGACCGACCAGAGTTGGGGATGGGATTTGGGAAGAAATAAA GTATACCACAACGCGAAAGGCACGGGCGGCAGCGGCACGACGTATCCGGCTTTATTACGGCCAAACGAGCAGTTCCTAGTCCCGGACAGACTTCTAGTAGTTTTGGACATGGACGAGGGCACCCTGGCCTTCTGCGCCGACGGCCGGTACTTGGGCGTGGCGGCGCGCGGCCTGCGGGGCAAGACGCTGTACCCGATCGTGTCCGCCGTGTGGGGGCACGCCGAGATCACGATGAAATACATCGGCGGGCTCGATC CGGAGCCGCTGCCGCTGATGGAGCTGTGCCGGCGCGTGATCCGGCAGCGCGTGGGGCGCGGGCGgctggcggcggcggcgcagcGCCTGGCGCTGCCGCCCGCGCTGGCCGCCTACCTGCTGTACCGCGCGCCCTAG